From the Corythoichthys intestinalis isolate RoL2023-P3 chromosome 15, ASM3026506v1, whole genome shotgun sequence genome, one window contains:
- the usp40 gene encoding ubiquitin carboxyl-terminal hydrolase 40 isoform X1, whose translation MFGNLFEEENGFSSGGGSVSKVVDEAPAPRGRSKLCGIKNQGGTCYLNSLLQTLLFTPEFREELFALGTDELGCLEDKDKPGAKVRVIPLELQRLFARLLLVDQQSASTSELTDSFGWNSNEGTNQHDVQELNRILFSALENSLVGTSGSTLIRRLYHGTIVNSITCKECGNVSQRQEDFLDLTACVCGMSSLEEALYNMFVEEELFEGNNLYRCARCDRLVTAAKSAKLKKLPPFMTISLLRFSFDFAKCERYKETGHYSFPLVINLQPFCEQTRGDDGDYLYELFSVIIHKGGCYGGHYHVYIRDIECLGCWEPPEEDDDKKKTQAKAKQEVQDVCETNLNKNDPLSVLTAIIDQEPSKNVRLDQLGQKFMEKVGSSWSNTFRQDFGPIGKYLRSHDDVFMLLSNDTRVALKAKIPTPLNEHPGPIVHAAGLEDGSVAKLELQQEASHWFDLNDSTVTSIRESDLEKQFQGKESAYMLFYRKRQLQRPSEALSSPQYKIPHHLIQMAQEENIKLQQIREEYQASNNQVELHLHLASSYRLINGALRPIGKEPNASAAFVFDRRKTVGDLRLAIYQQQEQWEGDLVLTLAKTLPAGLHLYNTLTDDNVSLWSAGVTANPDLFVWNGQEVCGEGVLTGAEWEPVLLTVVRPCVNVCDQSDETATKESGDNSNAVGLQKEARAFAGGATLSQVRDALGEPADSLLCQEQAGAKGGECGAGEGGGASGWRVFPPDDMFRTLKELSLQDGDTLLVLEPQSLDNNTFTINGDLITVATPFDCRWLQVELQPNGDVEESRRVKVPASGDTMLCEVKDRAIKELQLPGAQYCLRQMAKTGKLLPPVCEELCVRDAGVRLMTTVMLCEGRAPKASQLFLHFSVGAAPPTGIEMDINVEKNCTVKECLQAMLDAVGIHDTCWHLRRLDWCEEVGEALIDEDSSLSELRINNGETLVVSEGRLPPRGFVKMSVWLYQEPNVTHVDNGHVEEHTAVHVVDQLNSHQSELIHVGEVEISVEVSLSDLKTQVLTLPALQGVCVPATFLRVWEMEGRRLVRILRGNQVPLRKLKLTSGTDICVQQLLKEEDLGSKEILLNVKMGVPRKRFYYPAQELIWNASRDSSPAGLSASVAEHFGLSIDSVRLAKHQPHKHSWDEISSWSRQLSKKKKKKKTDSLLGAPFHLKDGDVIGVKNVLIDNVDFYTWEDEQGQQKLREKAQQQSNNQRELAGSANCTGSQRKAKKKPEVALSINVGVFGSHCH comes from the exons ATGTTTGGGAATCTTTTTGAAGAGGAAAATGGCTTCTCTTCCGGAGGTGGAAGTGTTTCCAAGGTGGTTGATGAAGCCCCTGCTCCCCGTGGAAGAAGCAAGCTGTGCGGCATTAAGAACCAGGGAGGGACGTGTTACCTCAACTCCCTGCTTCAGACCCTCCTCTTCACCCCCGAGTTCAGAG AGGAGCTGTTCGCACTTGGGACTGATGAATTGGGATGTCTTGAGGATAAAGACAAACCAGGGGCCAAA GTACGTGTAATCCCTCTGGAGCTGCAGAGGCTCTTTGCCCGTCTTTTGCTGGTGGATCAGCAGAGTGCGTCCACGTCTGAGCTCACTGACAGCTTTGGCTGGAACAGCAATGAG GGAACAAACCAGCATGACGTGCAGGAGCTGAACCGGATCCTGTTCAGCGCGCTTGAGAATTCCCTGGTGGGCACCTCTGGCAGCACGCTCATCCGCCGCTTGTATCACGGCACCATCGTCAACAGCATCACCTGCAAGGAGTGTGGCAACGTTAGCCAGCGACAG GAGGACTTTCTGGACCTTACGGCGTGCGTCTGCGGCATGTCCAGCCTTGAAGAGGCGTTGTATAACATGTTTGTAGAGGAGGAGTTATTCGAAGGCAATAATCTCTACAGGTGTGCAAGGTGTGACAGACTGGTCACTGCTGCCAag TCTGCCAAGTTGAAGAAGCTCCCGCCGTTTATGACCATATCCTTGCTGAGGTTCAGCTTTGACTTTGCTAAATGTGAGCGCTACAAGGAGACGGGCCATTACAGTTTTCCTCTCGTTATCAACCTCCAGCCATTTTGTGAACAG ACAAGAGGAGATGACGGTGATTATTTGTACGAGCTGTTCTCTGTGATCATCCACAAGGGTGGTTGTTACGGTGGCCATTACCACGTTTACATCAGGGACATCGAGTGCCTCGGCTGTTGGGAGCCGCCG GAGGAAGACGACGACAAAAAAAAGACTCAGGCCAAGGCCAAGCAGGAAGTGCAAGATGTGTGCGAGactaatttaaataaaaatgacccCTTGAGTGTCCTCACTGCCATTATTGACCAG gAGCCATCAAAAAATGTCCGACTGGACCAGTTGGGCCAGAAATTCATGGAGAAGGTCGGTTCCTCCTGGAGCAACACCTTTAGGCAAGACTTTGGCCCCATTGGAAAg TACCTGCGGTCGCACGATGATGTTTTCATGTTGCTATCCAATGATACTCGAGTGGCACTGAAGGCAAAAATACCCACCCCATTGAATGAACACCCTGGCCCCATTGTTCATGCTGCAGGCCTTGAAGATGGCTCTGTTGCCAAACTGGAACTCCAGCAAGAG GCCAGCCACTGGTTTGACCTAAATGACTCCACCGTGACCTCTATCAGGGAATCTGACTTGGAGAAGCAATTCCAGGGCAAAGAAAGCGCATACATGCTGTTCTACAGGAAGAGGCAACTGCAGCGACCCAGTGAAG CTCTGAGCAGTCCTCAATATAAGATTCCTCATCACCTCATCCAAATGGCTCAGGAAGAGAACATAAAGCTGCAGCAGATTCG TGAGGAGTATCAGGCCAGCAATAACCAGGTGGAGCTCCATCTCCACCTGGCTTCATCTTATAGGCTCATAAATGGAGCCCTGCGGCCAATCGGCAAAGAGCCCAATGCCAGCGCTGCGTTTGTTTTCGATCGGAGGAAGACTGTTGGAGACTTGCGATTAGCTATTTATCAG CAGCAGGAACAATGGGAGGGCGACCTGGTTCTGACCTTGGCCAAGACGCTTCCCGCAGGTCTCCACCTGTACAACACTCTTACAG ATGACAATGTCTCACTGTGGAGTGCAGGTGTCACTGCAAACCCTGACCTGTTTGTTTGGAACGGACAAGAG GTATGTGGTGAAGGTGTCCTGACCGGAGCCGAATGGGAGCCGGTGCTGCTCACTGTCGTTCGACCTTGTGTCAATGTGTGCGACCAGTCGGATGAGACGGCCACAAAAGAAAGCGGCGACAACTCTAATGCCGTAGGGCTTCAAAAGGAGGCACGAGCGTTCGCGGGGGGCGCCACCCTCTCACAAGTACGTGATGCCCTGGGAGAGCCTGCCGACAGTTTACTGTGCCAGGAGCAGGCAGGTGCCAAAGGAGGAGAGTGTGGGGCAGGCGAGGGTGGAGGCGCCAGCGGTTGGCGAGTCTTTCCACCTGATGACATGTTCCGCACTCTCAAGGAGCTGTCGCTTCAAGATGGAGACACCCTGCTggtgctggaaccacagtctcttgATAACAA CACTTTCACTATTAATGGAGACTTGATCACTGTGGCAACGCCGTTTGATTGTCGCTGGCTTCAAGTGGAGTTGCAGCCAAATGGCGATGTGGAAGAAAGCCGGAGAGTCAAGGTTCCTGCTTCAGGAGATACG ATGCTTTGTGAGGTTAAAGACAGGGCCATAAAGGAGCTGCAACTCCCAG GTGCACAATACTGCCTAAGACAGATGGCTAAAACGGGGAAACTCCTTCCTCCAG TTTGTGAAGAGCTGTGCGTGCGTGACGCTGGCGTGCGGCTCATGACCACCGTGATGCTGTGTGAAGGCCGTGCCCCCAAGGCttcgcag CTTTTCTTGCACTTCTCTGTGGGTGCAGCGCCACCTACTGGAATAGAGATGGACATTAACGTTGAGAAGAACTGCACCGTTAAAGAG TGTCTACAGGCAATGTTGGATGCTGTTGGAATTCATG ACACTTGTTGGCACTTGAGAAGGCTCGACTGGTGCGAGGAGGTGGGAGAGGCACTGATTGACGAG GACTCATCACTGTCGGAGCTGAGGATAAACAACGGAGAAACATTAGTCGTCTCAGAGGGTCGACTTCCTCCCAGG GGCTTTGTCAAGATGTCGGTATGGCTATATCAAGAGCCCAATGTGACCCACGTTGACAATGGCCACGTCGAAGAACATACGGCGGTTCACGTTGTCGATCAACTCAATTCTCATCAGTCAGAGCTAATACATGTTGGTGAAGTAGAGATATCAGTGGAGGTCAGCCTGAGTGACCTCAAAACTCAG GTGTTGACACTTCCAGCTCTCCAGGGCGTGTGTGTTCCTGCCACCTTCCTGCGTGTGTGGGAGATGGAAGGACGCAGGCTGGTTCGCATCCTCAGAGGAAACCAAGTCCCACTCAG GAAGCTAAAACTAACTAGCGGCACGGACATTTGTGTGCAACAGCTGCTTAAAGAGGAAGATCTCGG CTCCAAAGAGATATTGTTGAATGTTAAAATGGGAGTACCGAGGAAACGGTTTTACTACCCGGCCCAGGAGCTAATCTGGAATGCGTCACGGGATTCGTCGCCTGCTGGATTATCCGCCTCGGTGGCGGAGCACTTTGGTTTGTCTATCGACTCTGTTCGGCTGGCCAAGCACCAGCCGCACAAACACAGCTGGGATGAAATCAGCAGCTGG agcAGGCAGCTGtccaagaagaagaaaaagaaaaagacagaCTCGCTACTTGGAGCACCTTTTCATCTCAAAGATGGTGATGTGATTGGCGTCAAG AATGTTTTGATTGACAACGTGGACTTTTATACTTGGGAAGATGAGCAAGGTCAGCAGAAGCTCCGAGAGAAAGCGCAGCAACAAAGTaacaaccagag
- the usp40 gene encoding ubiquitin carboxyl-terminal hydrolase 40 isoform X2 — protein sequence MFGNLFEEENGFSSGGGSVSKVVDEAPAPRGRSKLCGIKNQGGTCYLNSLLQTLLFTPEFREELFALGTDELGCLEDKDKPGAKVRVIPLELQRLFARLLLVDQQSASTSELTDSFGWNSNEGTNQHDVQELNRILFSALENSLVGTSGSTLIRRLYHGTIVNSITCKECGNVSQRQEDFLDLTACVCGMSSLEEALYNMFVEEELFEGNNLYRCARCDRLVTAAKSAKLKKLPPFMTISLLRFSFDFAKCERYKETGHYSFPLVINLQPFCEQTRGDDGDYLYELFSVIIHKGGCYGGHYHVYIRDIECLGCWEPPEEDDDKKKTQAKAKQEVQDVCETNLNKNDPLSVLTAIIDQEPSKNVRLDQLGQKFMEKVGSSWSNTFRQDFGPIGKYLRSHDDVFMLLSNDTRVALKAKIPTPLNEHPGPIVHAAGLEDGSVAKLELQQEASHWFDLNDSTVTSIRESDLEKQFQGKESAYMLFYRKRQLQRPSEALSSPQYKIPHHLIQMAQEENIKLQQIREEYQASNNQVELHLHLASSYRLINGALRPIGKEPNASAAFVFDRRKTVGDLRLAIYQQEQWEGDLVLTLAKTLPAGLHLYNTLTDDNVSLWSAGVTANPDLFVWNGQEVCGEGVLTGAEWEPVLLTVVRPCVNVCDQSDETATKESGDNSNAVGLQKEARAFAGGATLSQVRDALGEPADSLLCQEQAGAKGGECGAGEGGGASGWRVFPPDDMFRTLKELSLQDGDTLLVLEPQSLDNNTFTINGDLITVATPFDCRWLQVELQPNGDVEESRRVKVPASGDTMLCEVKDRAIKELQLPGAQYCLRQMAKTGKLLPPVCEELCVRDAGVRLMTTVMLCEGRAPKASQLFLHFSVGAAPPTGIEMDINVEKNCTVKECLQAMLDAVGIHDTCWHLRRLDWCEEVGEALIDEDSSLSELRINNGETLVVSEGRLPPRGFVKMSVWLYQEPNVTHVDNGHVEEHTAVHVVDQLNSHQSELIHVGEVEISVEVSLSDLKTQVLTLPALQGVCVPATFLRVWEMEGRRLVRILRGNQVPLRKLKLTSGTDICVQQLLKEEDLGSKEILLNVKMGVPRKRFYYPAQELIWNASRDSSPAGLSASVAEHFGLSIDSVRLAKHQPHKHSWDEISSWSRQLSKKKKKKKTDSLLGAPFHLKDGDVIGVKNVLIDNVDFYTWEDEQGQQKLREKAQQQSNNQRELAGSANCTGSQRKAKKKPEVALSINVGVFGSHCH from the exons ATGTTTGGGAATCTTTTTGAAGAGGAAAATGGCTTCTCTTCCGGAGGTGGAAGTGTTTCCAAGGTGGTTGATGAAGCCCCTGCTCCCCGTGGAAGAAGCAAGCTGTGCGGCATTAAGAACCAGGGAGGGACGTGTTACCTCAACTCCCTGCTTCAGACCCTCCTCTTCACCCCCGAGTTCAGAG AGGAGCTGTTCGCACTTGGGACTGATGAATTGGGATGTCTTGAGGATAAAGACAAACCAGGGGCCAAA GTACGTGTAATCCCTCTGGAGCTGCAGAGGCTCTTTGCCCGTCTTTTGCTGGTGGATCAGCAGAGTGCGTCCACGTCTGAGCTCACTGACAGCTTTGGCTGGAACAGCAATGAG GGAACAAACCAGCATGACGTGCAGGAGCTGAACCGGATCCTGTTCAGCGCGCTTGAGAATTCCCTGGTGGGCACCTCTGGCAGCACGCTCATCCGCCGCTTGTATCACGGCACCATCGTCAACAGCATCACCTGCAAGGAGTGTGGCAACGTTAGCCAGCGACAG GAGGACTTTCTGGACCTTACGGCGTGCGTCTGCGGCATGTCCAGCCTTGAAGAGGCGTTGTATAACATGTTTGTAGAGGAGGAGTTATTCGAAGGCAATAATCTCTACAGGTGTGCAAGGTGTGACAGACTGGTCACTGCTGCCAag TCTGCCAAGTTGAAGAAGCTCCCGCCGTTTATGACCATATCCTTGCTGAGGTTCAGCTTTGACTTTGCTAAATGTGAGCGCTACAAGGAGACGGGCCATTACAGTTTTCCTCTCGTTATCAACCTCCAGCCATTTTGTGAACAG ACAAGAGGAGATGACGGTGATTATTTGTACGAGCTGTTCTCTGTGATCATCCACAAGGGTGGTTGTTACGGTGGCCATTACCACGTTTACATCAGGGACATCGAGTGCCTCGGCTGTTGGGAGCCGCCG GAGGAAGACGACGACAAAAAAAAGACTCAGGCCAAGGCCAAGCAGGAAGTGCAAGATGTGTGCGAGactaatttaaataaaaatgacccCTTGAGTGTCCTCACTGCCATTATTGACCAG gAGCCATCAAAAAATGTCCGACTGGACCAGTTGGGCCAGAAATTCATGGAGAAGGTCGGTTCCTCCTGGAGCAACACCTTTAGGCAAGACTTTGGCCCCATTGGAAAg TACCTGCGGTCGCACGATGATGTTTTCATGTTGCTATCCAATGATACTCGAGTGGCACTGAAGGCAAAAATACCCACCCCATTGAATGAACACCCTGGCCCCATTGTTCATGCTGCAGGCCTTGAAGATGGCTCTGTTGCCAAACTGGAACTCCAGCAAGAG GCCAGCCACTGGTTTGACCTAAATGACTCCACCGTGACCTCTATCAGGGAATCTGACTTGGAGAAGCAATTCCAGGGCAAAGAAAGCGCATACATGCTGTTCTACAGGAAGAGGCAACTGCAGCGACCCAGTGAAG CTCTGAGCAGTCCTCAATATAAGATTCCTCATCACCTCATCCAAATGGCTCAGGAAGAGAACATAAAGCTGCAGCAGATTCG TGAGGAGTATCAGGCCAGCAATAACCAGGTGGAGCTCCATCTCCACCTGGCTTCATCTTATAGGCTCATAAATGGAGCCCTGCGGCCAATCGGCAAAGAGCCCAATGCCAGCGCTGCGTTTGTTTTCGATCGGAGGAAGACTGTTGGAGACTTGCGATTAGCTATTTATCAG CAGGAACAATGGGAGGGCGACCTGGTTCTGACCTTGGCCAAGACGCTTCCCGCAGGTCTCCACCTGTACAACACTCTTACAG ATGACAATGTCTCACTGTGGAGTGCAGGTGTCACTGCAAACCCTGACCTGTTTGTTTGGAACGGACAAGAG GTATGTGGTGAAGGTGTCCTGACCGGAGCCGAATGGGAGCCGGTGCTGCTCACTGTCGTTCGACCTTGTGTCAATGTGTGCGACCAGTCGGATGAGACGGCCACAAAAGAAAGCGGCGACAACTCTAATGCCGTAGGGCTTCAAAAGGAGGCACGAGCGTTCGCGGGGGGCGCCACCCTCTCACAAGTACGTGATGCCCTGGGAGAGCCTGCCGACAGTTTACTGTGCCAGGAGCAGGCAGGTGCCAAAGGAGGAGAGTGTGGGGCAGGCGAGGGTGGAGGCGCCAGCGGTTGGCGAGTCTTTCCACCTGATGACATGTTCCGCACTCTCAAGGAGCTGTCGCTTCAAGATGGAGACACCCTGCTggtgctggaaccacagtctcttgATAACAA CACTTTCACTATTAATGGAGACTTGATCACTGTGGCAACGCCGTTTGATTGTCGCTGGCTTCAAGTGGAGTTGCAGCCAAATGGCGATGTGGAAGAAAGCCGGAGAGTCAAGGTTCCTGCTTCAGGAGATACG ATGCTTTGTGAGGTTAAAGACAGGGCCATAAAGGAGCTGCAACTCCCAG GTGCACAATACTGCCTAAGACAGATGGCTAAAACGGGGAAACTCCTTCCTCCAG TTTGTGAAGAGCTGTGCGTGCGTGACGCTGGCGTGCGGCTCATGACCACCGTGATGCTGTGTGAAGGCCGTGCCCCCAAGGCttcgcag CTTTTCTTGCACTTCTCTGTGGGTGCAGCGCCACCTACTGGAATAGAGATGGACATTAACGTTGAGAAGAACTGCACCGTTAAAGAG TGTCTACAGGCAATGTTGGATGCTGTTGGAATTCATG ACACTTGTTGGCACTTGAGAAGGCTCGACTGGTGCGAGGAGGTGGGAGAGGCACTGATTGACGAG GACTCATCACTGTCGGAGCTGAGGATAAACAACGGAGAAACATTAGTCGTCTCAGAGGGTCGACTTCCTCCCAGG GGCTTTGTCAAGATGTCGGTATGGCTATATCAAGAGCCCAATGTGACCCACGTTGACAATGGCCACGTCGAAGAACATACGGCGGTTCACGTTGTCGATCAACTCAATTCTCATCAGTCAGAGCTAATACATGTTGGTGAAGTAGAGATATCAGTGGAGGTCAGCCTGAGTGACCTCAAAACTCAG GTGTTGACACTTCCAGCTCTCCAGGGCGTGTGTGTTCCTGCCACCTTCCTGCGTGTGTGGGAGATGGAAGGACGCAGGCTGGTTCGCATCCTCAGAGGAAACCAAGTCCCACTCAG GAAGCTAAAACTAACTAGCGGCACGGACATTTGTGTGCAACAGCTGCTTAAAGAGGAAGATCTCGG CTCCAAAGAGATATTGTTGAATGTTAAAATGGGAGTACCGAGGAAACGGTTTTACTACCCGGCCCAGGAGCTAATCTGGAATGCGTCACGGGATTCGTCGCCTGCTGGATTATCCGCCTCGGTGGCGGAGCACTTTGGTTTGTCTATCGACTCTGTTCGGCTGGCCAAGCACCAGCCGCACAAACACAGCTGGGATGAAATCAGCAGCTGG agcAGGCAGCTGtccaagaagaagaaaaagaaaaagacagaCTCGCTACTTGGAGCACCTTTTCATCTCAAAGATGGTGATGTGATTGGCGTCAAG AATGTTTTGATTGACAACGTGGACTTTTATACTTGGGAAGATGAGCAAGGTCAGCAGAAGCTCCGAGAGAAAGCGCAGCAACAAAGTaacaaccagag